Proteins found in one Leguminivora glycinivorella isolate SPB_JAAS2020 chromosome 4, LegGlyc_1.1, whole genome shotgun sequence genomic segment:
- the LOC125225219 gene encoding uncharacterized protein LOC125225219, protein MSSREGLTKRSFKYCPANKNAKQVNSCKTLGSESSEPSLTIAKVIQYPSKHEIATSSSYSGSGEYFKMYDYDMVPVKETLTSETSTESNVERSDRISLTESYLNNIERNISEELQTDCSTNTLDSSIKFFKVTVEEIFNKFYANMHDFELYKKKFHDLLSKEQGECVEEMEDFIKDMIRHIMASESSDLNADLQTKEKLVESSEDISKLVGMQSVMEAFKNENYNSMESTSDEKASENKHQSKEKVSASETLNIYLMSKNPYLKIQMNNKNSHLSEIQIMDRCNSYNQGVSKLVASADDMKMLSAKKMELAMLETLKDSPEFADREIPVKISFAKKNIPSDDETHRESSRSEKSFLGCLCSYLCKKLRKATNF, encoded by the exons ATGA GTTCTCGAGAGGGTTTGACCAAGAGATCCTTCAAATACTGTCCAGCAAATAAAAATGCTAAACAGGTAAACTCATGTAAAACTTTAGGCAGTGAATCTAGTGAGCCCTCATTAACTATTGCTAAAGTCATTCAGTATCCTTCAAAGCATGAGATAGCTACGTCATCGTCGTACAGCGGATCAGGCGAATACTTTAAGATGTATGATTACGATATGGTCCCCGTTAAGGAAACGCTAACTAGTGAAACGTCGACGGAGTCGAATGTAGAAAGGTCGGACAGGATATCTCTCACCGAATCATATCTTAACAACATTGAGCGAAACATCTCTGAAGAATTACAAACAGACTGTTCCACAAACACCTTGGATTCGAGTATCAAATTCTTCAAAGTCACGGTCGAagaaatttttaataaattctATGCTAACATGCACGACTTTGagttatacaaaaagaaatTCCACGACTTACTGAGCAAGGAACAAGGGGAATGTGTTGAGGAAATGGAAGATTTTATTAAGGATATGATCCGACACATAATGGCCTCTGAATCTAGCGATTTAAATGCAGACTTACAGACTAAAGAGAAATTAGTCGAGAGTTCCGAGGACATTTCAAAGCTAGTAGGTATGCAATCAGTCATGGaagcatttaaaaatgaaaactaCAATTCAATGGAGTCAACGAGTGATGAAAAAGCAAGTGAAAATAAACATCAGTCGAAGGAGAAAGTAAGTGCGTCGGAAACTTTGAACATATATTTGATGTCAAAGAACCCATACCTTAAAATCCAGATGAACAATAAAAATAGCCATTTGTCAGAAATTCAAATCATGGACCGATGTAACTCATATAACCAAGGGGTGAGTAAGCTCGTAGCTTCAGCGGATGATATGAAGATGCTATCGGCTAAGAAGATGGAGTTAGCCATGTTGGAGACGCTCAAAGACAGCCCCGAGTTCGCGGATCGTGAGATACCAGTCAAAATTTCCTTTGCTAAGAAAAACATTCCCTCCGACGACGAAACCCATCGCGAATCGTCACGGAGCGAGAAGTCCTTCCTGGGATGCCTCTGCAGCTACTTGTGCAAGAAACTACGGAAAGCTActaacttttaa